DNA from Solanum stenotomum isolate F172 chromosome 3, ASM1918654v1, whole genome shotgun sequence:
ACATAATTTTTGGTCCTTTGCAGCATTAACCTGGAGCTAAGTTGATGTGATCTGCTATATGCGTAAACGTTCGCCAGTTTAGTGTCTGCGTAGTGTGCTGTATTGGTTCTGGTATCTGTTGTCGTTTTATAGTACCATCCGATGATGGTGCTTGTTTTTTAATGCGCAGTGCTGTATGAATCTATCTTGATTTTGGTAGATGATCCATTTTACATGCTGGTCGATCTTATATATGCACAAAAATACCGATAATTGGGCCTTTGCTTATGGCTGAATGCATATCAATTAATCCTTTTGAAATACGATTGCATTGATCTTCGTGTATGGCAtagaaaacataattttatttgtatttgcatAATATTCATACCAGATGAGTTTATATATAGAGCAACATCTCAGTAATGATTGATATAACGGTCCCAATTTTTTTGGGATAGAGGGTAGTAATAGTTGCTGTAGTTGTGGTTAATTCTTTGAGGTACCAATAATTAGGGGCGGACCTAGAGGTAGTCTAGGGGGTCACCcgaaaaaattacattgtaaggtattgtcaaaaaaatttatgtttatatattgcTTTTGAACCTCTCAAATGTAAGATCAGAGGTTGGTTTAGTGGTAGACGTTCAAAACTCACCTTGaagtttcaagttcaaattttaggcactacttttattttttcggACCTCCTTAATGGAAAGTACCAAATCCCATCTACCCTGGTGCAGAATAGGCTTCCTGATGATCTACTTTCACTTCACCGAATCCGTATTTTTTGTAGGTTTGAAAAACATGTGTTCTTTGATTTGTGGTACAAGGAACTTAAAAGGTACTAGAaagattatagaaatttaagtCTAAATTCCATAAattgtattaattattgttattccAAATTCATAGTCGTACTAGATATCAAAATCTCCGACTCATGAttatcttaatatatatatatatatatatttgcttcAAAGACCCATTGGGTCAAACTATTATAACAAAATTTGATAGTGTAGATTATCTTAATATAAAAAAGAcccctttctcttttttttttttcctatttgaaATACTCCCAGGgctaatattattatattattctttgactgtaataaatttattattttgagaaatgtattagatgataaataatatttaataataagggTACAATAGACATAAAAGgtaaattatcttttgatttttaaaattagataaatattgttggacaattattttagtatattggacaactattgttgagGGAAGGAGTAAAAGGGAAAAATAGAACTTGAATATTGATTGTGGAAATTCACATGCATGTTCCAAACAAACATATGAATCATGTCTGATGTTTACAGGAGCATTTGTCTTCTTATTTTGCCGCCTGCATTTGCCTAGAATAATATTTCttccatatttaatttttcaaattaagaCATTCAAAACACAAATATTCCCTGAAACCATATACTCTAACAAcaaactccaaaaaaaattaaaacttgatagtgacttttatttcgtttttattatttaattcccCTTAGTTTTAATTGAGTTTACGTGGAGAACAGATTATCAGCAGCCATACTTTTTTGACCGCAAGTTTCCACGTTAACCTCGCTTATTGGCTGCGTGCTTGAGACTTTGGGAGAGCCACTAGTAAAAGAGAGGTCTACGCTATTTGTGTCGCCTAAGATTTATTTAAGAGTTATATTTTCTAAGTGAAAAAGGTTAAATTTGCCAGCTATTTACGAAGAAAATTGATTTGGTGTGAAggataataccaaatagtcTTGGGATTAAATTATAGCATCACATAATTTATTGTTTGGTTGACAAGTtcaggataacttatctcaggattaataattagtatcgggataagttatccctccctttcgataaaataagtaaatgacaaaaatttCTCGTAATACATCACCTTTTACATTCATGAAggacatttttgtaaataaacaaattgtttcttaaaatttattattttgaatacaataaaccaaacactcaataaaaaataatcttatcataatttattccatcataactaatctcaTCATTATTTATCCCATTAAAATTAATCCTGTCATGACTTGAATTTAAACCAAATGACTCCTTAGGTTTCATACTTGTATTGGTTTacattaattattgttattccAATGTCATAGTCTTCTAGACATTCAAATCTGCTCATTATTatcttaaaagtaaaaaaaaaagaaaaggttttTTCAATCTGAAACTTGTGCAAGAAGGAATAAATAAACCTTGAATGTTCATTGGGGAATGGAGAATAGGTGGCCTTGAATGATATATTGAAGGAGTCTATGCTCGTGTgctataatattatttttcttgtaaatatgcttaattttaatttatttttttgactcgAGAAATTATTAGCTTaatgatttataaaaaaaaattatattaaaatatgctattattgttttttttttttataaaccaAGGATAACCCGCAGCCGTTACAATCTCTGTCACAGCCTTGGCCCTTCGGGTGATATAATCTATCCGAATAGACTTCCGCCAGAATCTCCTCCCTTACATCCTTCTTATTCCCTTCTGTTCACCCTTTTGCTTATTTGTGGTTGGAATTGATATCAATCCTTAATAATCTGAATTGATTAGATGGAAACAATTAAAAGTTTTATTATTGAGTTTcaatactttcttttttttaaaaaaaaaaatgaaagaagaagacaaaacagatctattgatttttgaagatttagaTTGAATCTAATTATTGGAGATTGTTAGATCACTATCAGAAAAATGTATATTGAGTTTGAAGTAATTTGGatcaattttgaatcaaaatattatttagcCACAAATCCTGACAGATCACACCATAAGTCATTTTGGCAACTATGAGAAGCATGCTTCCCATTTCTGGTATGGACACTGCATTTTCCTATGAATTTTCTTGATGACTTCAAAATTTACACGATGACATTGAAAAGATTTTATCTATGCTATTCACACCCTTTTTctcatataatattattttaaaatttccatTAATTTAAAGTTACACTACAGAAAATCTATCGGGAAAAAAAAGCATTccttgtaatttctttttatatcaatttatatgatacaattttcttttaagttaatataataataaataacatatttttatatttatttaattttaaaatatatattttatccttGATGAGATGATTTATAGTCAAACAAATACTTACCATTTACTTAAATCATAGATTTCAAAAACTATaatttaaatggaaaaaatatgtACTAATattttactccctccgtcccattttatgtgaggtactttgactcggaatgaagtttaagaaaggaagaaagacttttaaaatttgtggtctaaaatgaatgatagaaatttgtgtggctggaaatcatttcattaaggataaaataaatattttatagttaaactgttactttatatagaaatatgtcattttttttgggattgactaaaaataaaaataagtcatataaattgagacttAAGGagtaataattttcaaattctaAACCACTTATTCTATCACGATTTTTTGATGATGATAATAGCAGACGGCTGCCTTGTCATAGATCTCGATAAANTGAATATATGTGTTTATAagtattcaaaattgatgacattataataagtttttttaaaaaaactattcttcatagcataaaaaaataaaaagttaattatgataaaagattTTTAAGTATGGAAATTTCTTctcaataaatttatatatataaaattaaaaaacaacaagatcattattttagttaattgaGTTTGATTAGTTAATAAgtctattatttaaaaaaaaaaggcttcAATGACATGGCATGCCAACTTAGGGAGAAGAGTTTTTTTGAAGTGGTAAgtatatttggaggaaaatagtgataattaaatgatattttgatcctaaataaaatataaatgatattttaaggCAATTCAATAAACTTGACTGATCATTTAGGGAATTGACTCTTTTTGATTTATGATTACCCTACGTAACGTAGATAAATGTCAGCATATAACCTACTGCTATTCTTCTTCTTGTACTCTGTCAAACAACTGGAGAATACAGAGGAGACCAACAATGGAAGCTGAATATGGAAAATCATCCTCTGTAAAAACTCCATTGATAGATGACCGAGAAAAACAGAGTATTCTTgatgaaacaagaaaaaatggTGGTGGGTTTAGCAAGGAAGAGATTGTTGATGAAGTGAAGAGGCAAGTATGGCTAGCAGGACCCTTAGTGAGCGTTAACCTTTTGCAGTTTTCTTTACAGCTTATATCCATTATGTTTGTGGGTCATCTTGGAGAATTGCCCCTTTCTGGTGCTTCCATGGCTAATTCCTTCACTTCTGTTACTGGTATCAGCCTTTTGGTTAGTATTTCTTCACCTTTACTTCTTTTTTAACTCGAAAAGATCTGTCTTTGAAGAAAACCTAACTTGAGATTTTCCGatttacaacaataattattacTCTATTTTCATTTCACGATGATGCAACTTAGTTGTTGCTTATTCATTTCAATTACAATGCCCTAGTCTTGCCATTTATTAAAAAACACTTGATTCAGTGGCTGTGATGCATCGTCTCTTATCTGTTTTGGGCTTAGGCCGGAAATTGATTTGTTTACTTTAGTCTCCCATTTTCATTTTCGAAAGCTTGCCAGCCTGAAAGCCTTCCTAATCCTACTTGACCCGATGTCCCATTTTCCTAAAAGTTATACAATCTTTACTGTGCTATTACTAATGTCTTGATATTGCTCGTGTAATCTCAGAAACCAAGGATGAGCAATCTGTTAGATCTTTGCACTAATCATGTCTCATATTTCCTTTGCTGCTACTGTAAATTTCTTAAAATCAGAGACACCATGAGTAATTTTTATAATCATGTCACTGCTTTTCGAACTGAAATTCCCACTTAACGGCCTGGAAGGAAATCAATCATAATCTAGTATTCCTACGTCTAATTAATAAGCTAGCCTTCTAATGGAATTATTTCTTCCCTGTTTCCAAATAGATGGGGATGTCAAGTGCATTGGACACATTTTGTGGACAGTCTTATGGAGCAAAACAGTATCATATGCTGGGCATTCACATGCAGAGAGCCATGATTATACTTTCACTTGTAAGCGTACCTCTTGCAGTAATCTGGGCAAACACTGGCCCTATTCTCAAGTTTTTAGGCCAAGATCCTAGTATATCTGATGAAGCTGGTCAATATGCCTTGTATTTTATCCCTGGTGTTTTCGCTTACGGCTTGCTCCAATGTGTTGTGAGATTTTTACAAACACAAAGTATTGTCATCCCTATGGTGTTATGTGCTGGAGTTACAACCTTAATCCATGTCGTTGTCTGTTGGATTTTGGTCTTCAAGACTGGACTTGGTGTCAAAGGAGCTGCTCTAGCAAATTCAATCTCTTACTGGCTTAACTTCTTATTTTTGGTTCTTTATATCAAGTTTTCTCCTTCATGTGCAAAAACTTGGGCAGGACTGTCAAAAGAAGCTTTGAAGGATATGCTTACTTTCCTTAGACTTGCGGTTCCCTCGGCCATCATGGTCTGGTCAGTCTacatctcttgatttttctacAAGTAGCACGAAAAAAAACCATATCTCACATCACAGGATCATACTTGGAACACCagtttgtttattgattttaacCTGTTTACTTTGATGATTGTCAACAGCTTGGAAATGTGGTCGTTTGAGCTAATGGTTCTGCTTTCTGGCCTCCTTCCAAATCCACAGTTGGAAACCTCAGTGCTCTCAATCTGGTTAGAACTGTGCACCTCTCACTCAACACAGCATATTCCCACTGGTTTATCAAGcaaatttttccattttcaagCCTTACTGATTTGCTTCATTGGTTCTTAGTCTTAATACAGCCGCAACAGTTTGGATGATCCCTTTTGGGCTGAGTGGTGCTGTGAGGTTAGTCAtcaaaaaatgtattatttcaGTTTGTGTTAATTATGAAGTGCAACCTCGCAAAAGATTNAACATCggtttgtttattgattttaacCTGTTTACTTTGATGATTGTCAACAGCTTAGAAATGTGGTCGTTTGAGCTAATGGTTCTGCTTTCTGGCCTCCTTCCAAATCCACAGTTGGAAACGTCAGTGCTCTCAATCTGGTACGGATTGTGCACCTCTCACTCATTTAACACAGTATATTCCCACTGGTTTATCAAGTaaaattttccattttcaaGCCTTACTGATTTGCTTCATTGGTTCTTAGTCTTAATACAGCCGCAACAGTTTGGATGATCCCTTTTGGGCTGAGTGGTGCTGTGAGGTTAGTCAtcaaaaaatgtattatttcaGTTCGTGTTAATTATGAAATGTAACCTCGCAAAATATTAGCAGCAGTGATATACTTGGCATAACTCTGCTAATTATGAAGATTTAAAAGATTAACCAAGTTATCTGAAAAAGATGGGAGATGCATTTTTCAGTTCTGTTTCTTTGATCATACTTTTGTGCAATGCAGTACACGGGTCTCAAATGAACTAGGAGCAGCTCATCCTCAACTTGCACGTTTGGCGCTGTATGTTGTCTTAGCGGTGGCTGTTATGGAGGGGCTTGTGTTGGGATTGGTCTTGATATTGATACGTAAAGTATGGGGATATGCTTACAGCAACGAAACTGAAGTTGTTAAATACATAGCCATCATGATGCCACTTCTTGCaacatcaaatttcttggatgGCCTTCAATGTGTTCTCTCAGGTTCGCACTTATATATGGTGCAACAAATTTTACTACGTCCATATACATATAGTTAAAGATTTTTTGAAACTATATTGTTTCATTTCACATCCAGGTGCTGTAAGAGGATTTGGATGGCAGAAAATTGGGGCAATTATTAACCTCGGATCCTATTATTTGGTGGGAATTCCTTGTGCTTTCTTGTTGGCCTTTTATCTTCACATTGGTGGGAAGGTAACAACTTATTGTTTATGCTATCTGTTTCATATAACTTTTCTTTATTACTTCAATGTCATGAAGATTTGATTAATATTACTACCGAATTACAAACAGGGATTATGGTTGGGTATTATTTGTGCACTTCTAGTACAAGTGTTGTCTCTTCTTTTCATTACCCTACGCACCAACTGGGAAGAAGAAGTAAGCAACTCCCACAATACAATGAATGATTACTTGAGACTTTTCAGTTTTACTATCTATAGCTGACgagtttttgttgtttatttaggCAAAGAAGGCTCAAGAGAGAGTGGAAGAAACAACATTACCCGCGGAGATAGTGTACTGAAAATTGAAGTAAttgatcaaaatattttgatCTGTTTGACGTATGGTTTAACGTCTTAAGAACTCTAATACAGTTTTGTGGCTCTGATATGTGGCATATTGTGGACTAAAAATCAATGGCTTACTATcttaatataaatttaagtttCCTCTCTTAATAAATTCTCCAAATTATAAAGTTCTGTACGTTTTTTACTCGGGaaaacaaggaaatagcttaTTTCAATTAGGTGAACATGTTTGTTGGTAGTTGTTTACCAGGTAAAAAAGTTGCATGCttgtaacaaaaaaaagtgtAAATCCTAATATTGACAGAAATTCACATGTAGTAATGtcagaattttattttatgcttAACATAAATTCTCTAACAAAAAGTATTAATGCAAATTTAAAGTTCGAAATAAAGATCAATTAAATCAAGGTAGTAAGGACCATGtacaattttcaaaataacAACATTTGTACCATCAtttaatcaaagaaaaaaaaaaatgtaaagttgttagtaattttttaataaccGATTTCTTCTAATAATTCCTCCCTTTTGTACGAAACTTTACTTTTTCTACAAATTAtactcaatattttaaaaaaaataaaaatctataatcaattattgctaaaaaaaaataaaaatgggacCCCTCAAATTTGTAGGCCAAAGCACTTgcccctttttcttcttcttcttcctctcttttatttttctcaaaaaaaaaaaaaaaaaaaacttatagaGCCTGAAGTGATTGTATGAAATGCAATTTAGTTCTAGTTTTTCATTGAATCCAACAAACATGTTTAATCCCACCAAATTTAACTTTTAGGTAATAGGTAGCTTTCCTTAAAACGATTACTCTATCTAGAGAGGAATGTCGGCAAAAGGAATATTGACAAAAGTATCTACCTACTTTCTCCACAAAAAAAGATTTGCATGTGTTATATTTGTGAGTTTTATGAATATCAAAGTTAAAATTCACACGATTTGATCCAAAATttgacaaatttatttattgatttgactCGTTTTAACTAGTTAGAATTTAATGAAAATCTGTCCATTTGACACTAGAGTATTAGTACAGCTTTTGGATTCCAAGCTCCAAAAATATAACAAAGGTGCTTATGTATGCattataagagtatatataacCTTAGTCAATAATGTAACTGTTAACTAGTGCATAGAGTTAACAAGCTGAATGGTTGAGTTAGCTAAACCATAAGTGCAGTCAGCTAAACAGAATGCTGAGCTGGCAATAGTTAGTTACAAAAcagttttagatatttttgtatCTGTGAACTATTGTACAAGTATAAAAGGCATAGTGGTACAGATTCAATGTAACAGAGTTCATAATATTCAATAcaatttctctttctcttctatTCTCTCTGTAAATTGATCTAAGAATCAACCTCCTTTCATGGAGttttcatggtatcagagcaatcGATCTGGATTCTGAGTTCATAGCAGCAACTATCAGGTGCTCAGATTCACCATATGTTAAAGGTGAATTGAAAGGAAGCATCAAAAGTCAAGCTAGCTCAAATGACGAATGGAACTACAACTGAAGGTACTAGCACTGGAAATGGAGTTACAAGCCCAGTCACATTTCCAGTGATTGATCACAATCATCCACTATTTCTTCAACACACAGACACTCCAGGTAGTTCTCTAATCTCTCTTCAGTTAACAGGTTCAGAGAACTATGCTCTGTGGAGTAGGTCGTTTAGAATTGGTTTAGTTGGGAAAAGCAAGTTAGGTTTCGTAGATGGAAGGTTTCCCAAATCTATGTTTGAACCATTATTGCATGATCAGTGGGAGAAGTGTAATGCAGTAGTGTTAAGTTGGATTATGAATGCAGTAAGGCCAGGACTTCTGAGTTCTGTTGTGTACGCATCTGATGCACGCAAAGTCTGGCTGGATCTAAGAGAAAGGTTTGATACTGTTAATGGATCGAGAATCTTTCAATTGCATAGAGAGATTCATACATTAGTTCAGGGTACTATGTCTATTGCTGAGTATCACTCTAGGTTAAGAGATCTATGGGATGAATATGATTCTCTTATGCCTTGTCCTAGTTGTCCTTGTCCTGAGTCAAAGAAATTTGGGGAGCATTGTGATTATCAAAGGCTATTGCAGTTCTTAATGGGACTGAATGAGTCCTACTCCCCTCCTAGGAGCCAAATACTCATGATGAGCCCTATTCCTACTCTTAACAAGGCTTATGCATTGCTCATTGATCAAGAGAGTCAGAGGACTCTGGTGAGTTCTGTTTCCACGATCTCAGGGCTCATTGAAGGCACAACATTATATTCTCATAAAAGTAACACCTACACAAGTGGTGCAGGAACTTCTAAAGGTCCTTTTCTTGGTGGATCTGGTGGTTCAGGTGGGGGATATAGTGGTGCTAGTACTTCAGGTGGAGGTTATGCAAGCAACTCAGGAGGTGGATACAAGGCTAAGAAACATCTTCTCATATGTGAACACTGTGGGTGCAGAGGTCATTCCAGGGATCAATGTTATCGAATTGTTGGCTATCCTGCAGACTTCAAATCTAAGAGGAAACCTAGTGTGTATGCAAATCAGGTAGCAGCACCAAATGAGCCTGGACAAGAAATCAGAACAAACTCCAACAGCCATACAATACCTGTTGCAGGTCCACCTAATGGAGCATTTTTCACTAATGATCAGTATCATCAAATTCTTCAACTACTCTCAAAACCTGGTGGTGAACCTATCATTGAATCATCTGTCAATATAGCAACTGCTGATGATACAGGTAGCTCTTCTACAACTATGTCTTGTAGTTATGCAAGTAGAAAATGGATAATAGATACTGGAGCCTCTCATCACATCACTTCTAATCTTGATGTACTTAACAAAGCTAAGGTGGCCTCTGATCATATTGCTAGCAGAGTTCACTTACCAAATGGTAAAGCTGTGTCAGTATCTCATATTGGCAACACTAAAGTGCTCAAAGATCAGTTTATATCAAATGTCCTATTTCTTCCTGAGTTCAAGTTTAATTTACTCTCGGTCTCTAAAATCACTAAGGAATTACAGTGTATGGTAGGATTCTTCCCTGACTTTTGTGTTTTCCAGGACCTCTCCACTGGTCAGGTGAAGGGGATTGGTAAGGAAGAGCATGGCCTTTACATACTAAATGAAGGACCACCTAGCACTCCAAAGAAGCTGGTTAATGATAGTAGAGCACATGCTAATTCTGTAAAGACTGCATCTAGTCACATCTGGCACAAGAGATTAGGACATGCTCCTATTAATGTAATAAAAAGGCATGAGTCTCTTAGATACTTAAGTAATAAAGATCAGTCTCATTGTACTGTATGTCCTATATCCAAGCAGACTAAACTTCCTTTTGCTTTAAGTACTCATAAGTCCAAGGCTGTATTTGAACTCTTGCATTGTGATCTTTGGGGTCCTTACAAAGTGCCCACTCATAATGGGAAGAGGTTCTTTGTTACTATTGTGGATGACTATAGTAGATACACTTGGATTTTCTTAGTTACTTCTAAAGCTGACACCATCGTTGTAATCAAACACTTTCTTCTTCAAGTACAAAATGTTTTCTCTACCACTGTCAAAACATTCAGGACTGACAATGGTTGtgagtttttcagtaaagattTTCAAACTCTTATGTGTGAAATGGGCATTATACATCAGAGTACTTGTGTGTATACACCACAGCAGAATGGTATTGCTGAAAGAAAGCACAGAACTATTCTTGCTATGGCCAGATCTCTACGGTTTCAGGCATCTATACCTCTGAGGTATTGGGGTGAATGTGTCACCACTGCTGTTTATATCTTAAATAGACTTCCCTCCAAGTTACTAGCCTATAAGTCCTCATTTGAAATGTTGTATCTCCATTCTCCTGCTTTATCTCATATGAAGGTGTTTGGTTGTTTGTGCTATGCTGCTTGTCCTAAAATACCTGATAAGTTTTCATCAAGAGCCATTCCTGCTGTATTCATGGGCTACTCCTCCACACAAAAGGGTTATATCCTATATGACATTCATGCTCATTCCTTCTTTGTTAATAGACATGTGGTATTTCAGGAAGATATATTCCCGTTTAAACATCTACATGCCTCTACAAATCCAATGTTTCCAGTGGTTGAGTATGTTCCAGGTGCTTCTGAATGTATGCCCTCTCAAACTGAGACCACTGATGTGCCTCTTATGAGCTCTAGTTCATCTTCACCTGATGCTATACCAGTTATGTCAAACCCTGTGGTTCCTGTTTCTCTTCCATCTACTACTAGTGTACCCTCGAGGCGATCAGCCAGATCAAGTAAACCACCTTTGTGGTTGCAGGATTTTGTCACAAAGTCTAAGAGCAATACTTGTACCTATTCACTGGCCAATCAGATTTCCTATGATCACTTGTCTCCTGCATACAGACAAGTCTTGAAAGCCTACTCAACACTTACTGAACCAGTGTCCTTTCAAGAGGCTACTACTGATCCTGCATGGGTAAAAGCTATGGAGTTGGAAATTGCAGCGCTAGAGAGTAACAAAACCTGGAGCATAGTTGACTTACCACCTGGCAAGAAGCCCATAGGCTGCAAATggatttataaaattaaatttctagCTTCAGGAGAGGTTGAAAGGTTTAAGGCCAGGCTAGTAGCTAAAGGTTTTAGTCAACAAGAAGGGTTAGATTATGGGGAAACCTTTAGTCCAGTAGCAAAGATGGTAACTGTGC
Protein-coding regions in this window:
- the LOC125858012 gene encoding protein DETOXIFICATION 16-like isoform X1 is translated as MEAEYGKSSSVKTPLIDDREKQSILDETRKNGGGFSKEEIVDEVKRQVWLAGPLVSVNLLQFSLQLISIMFVGHLGELPLSGASMANSFTSVTGISLLMGMSSALDTFCGQSYGAKQYHMLGIHMQRAMIILSLVSVPLAVIWANTGPILKFLGQDPSISDEAGQYALYFIPGVFAYGLLQCVVRFLQTQSIVIPMVLCAGVTTLIHVVVCWILVFKTGLGVKGAALANSISYWLNFLFLVLYIKFSPSCAKTWAGLSKEALKDMLTFLRLAVPSAIMVCLEMWSFELMVLLSGLLPNPQLETSVLSICLNTAATVWMIPFGLSGAVSTRVSNELGAAHPQLARLALYVVLAVAVMEGLVLGLVLILIRKVWGYAYSNETEVVKYIAIMMPLLATSNFLDGLQCVLSGAVRGFGWQKIGAIINLGSYYLVGIPCAFLLAFYLHIGGKGLWLGIICALLVQVLSLLFITLRTNWEEEAKKAQERVEETTLPAEIVY
- the LOC125858012 gene encoding protein DETOXIFICATION 16-like isoform X3, with amino-acid sequence MEAEYGKSSSVKTPLIDDREKQSILDETRKNGGGFSKEEIVDEVKRQVWLAGPLVSVNLLQFSLQLISIMFVGHLGELPLSGASMANSFTSVTGISLLMGMSSALDTFCGQSYGAKQYHMLGIHMQRAMIILSLVSVPLAVIWANTGPILKFLGQDPSISDEAGQYALYFIPGVFAYGLLQCVVRFLQTQSIVIPMVLCAGVTTLIHVVVCWILVFKTGLGVKGAALANSISYWLNFLFLVLYIKFSPSCAKTWAGLSKEALKDMLTFLRLAVPSAIMVCLEMWSFELMVLLSGLLPNPQLETSVLSICLNTAATVWMIPFGLSGAVSTRVSNELGAAHPQLARLALYVVLAVAVMEGLVLGLVLILIRKVWGYAYSNETEVVKYIAIMMPLLATSNFLDGLQCVLSGAVRGFGWQKIGAIINLGSYYLVGIPCAFLLAFYLHIGGKGLWLGIICALLVQVLSLLFITLRTNWEEEAKKAQERVEETTLPAEIVY